DNA sequence from the Methanothermobacter thermautotrophicus genome:
CTCTTCAGTATAACGACGTCAGTCCCGCCGTCCCTTACAGGTTTTATGGTCTTCTCGTAGTGCCTCTCTCCCCTCATGAAGCTGTCTGCAGTCAGGACTATCCCTGCCCTTGACCTGAAGTTGTCCTCAAGTGTGACGACCTCTGCCCCGTATTCGTCGCGGAACCTTATGAAGTTCTCTGGTGTGGCCCCCCTGAAGCCGTAGATGCTCTGGTCCTCATCCCCAACGACGCAGATGCTGGAGTTCTTCCCGGCTATTTTCCTGAATATCATCTCCTGTATCGGGCCTGTATCCTGGTACTCGTCGATCATTATGTACCTGTACCTGTCCCTCACGGATTGGAGGACCCTTTCGCTGGAGTTCAGGAGGATGTAGACCTCCTTTTCAAGGCCAGGGAAGTCTATCTTCTTCTGCTCCCTGAGGAGTTCAAGGTAGCGACCGTAGCACTCTGCGATGCCCTGGTATTCCTTTCTGTCAGGGTACTCCCTCCTGAGGGCCTCCCTGAGCTCCCCTGGTTCAATGCAGTTTTCGGTGCATCTGTTGAAGAATTCCATGGCCCTGTGCACCTCACCCATCCTCATGTAGCGGTTCAGTCCTATTTTATAGAACACCGTTCTGAGGAACATGAGCTGGGATTCCTCGTCGAGTATCTCAAATCCCGCCCCGAATTCGTGTTCCTCGGGGTGGTCCCTCAGCGCCTTGCTGCAGAATGAGTGTATGGTGGATATCTGCATGAGCTCGGCGTCCAGTCCAACACATTTTATGAGCCTCGCCTTCAGTTCACCGGCTGCCTTCTCTGTGAAGGTTATGACGAGTATGTTCTCTGGACTCACACCCCTCCTCTTGACGAGGTATGCGACCCTCTCAACAAGTACACGGGTCTTACCTGCCCCTGGACCTGCCACAACCACCAGCGGCCCCTCAGTCTTCTTAACAGCCCTCTTCTGCTTCTCTGTGCATGCCTCGTCCTTGGTGCAGAGTGATCTTGTCATGGTGAACCCCTGATGATATCACTGATCCTAGATTGGGCTCCTGTGAATATTAATGTTTTGTTCATGGGGTGTGATAGCTCTGATGATGCTGTTAAGCTAGGGATTTTTGCTGTGAATAGTGTTCTGTTTCCAGGGTGTGTCGCGGCTGTAATGCCCTTCACTCCTTGTCCACTTGGGCCATGATTTCCGTTGTGATGGCGGACCTCCTCTGCAGAGTGGATACTCAGGGGACCTCAATCTATTCATGATGTCTGCCCCGGTGACATGAAACCACTGCCCGGGAATGGTTCAACTGCAGTGGGGGGGGGCTGAAATATTTTCATTAATATAGCATGAAGATGGGGAGTGTAGCATTTTATCCTGCATGATACATATAATATCTACAGGTGATATTATGGGCAGTTACATGGGGGAGGGGTTGAAAATTCAGGTAACGGGGGTGATTTGATGGCTGACTTCAGGTGCACAGTATGCAACTACATATTCATGAGAAGACTGAGGGTGAATTTGAGTCCCTCCCTGATTACTGGCGGTGCCCTGTCTGTAATGCTCCACGCAGCGCCTTTGTGAGGGTTTCATCCGCCAGGGAGGAGGGTGGAAGGACGGTATCCGATGTATTCATCTCCCAGCTTGCAGCATGGGGTGTTAGATACGTCTTCGGCATCCCGGGCACATCCACCCTGGGACTTGTTGATGCCCTCAGAAGGAACCATGAGATAAGGTACATACAGGTGCGCCATGAGGCTGCAGCGGCCTTCATGGCCTCCAGCTACGGCAAACTGACGGGTCAACCCGCGGTCTGCATGGCTGTTGCCGGTCCCGGAGCATCGAACCTCATAACGGGGCTCCTTGACGCGGCCCTCGACCGGGCGCCTGTCCTTGCAGTCACAGGGCAGGTCGAGACCTACAGGATGGGTGCAGGTGCAACCCAGGAGATAGACCAGCACAGCCTCTTCGAGTCTTTCTCAGTCTACAACATGACCCTTGTCAGCCCTGAGGAGACGGCGGAGATTGCGAGGGAGGCCTTGAAGCACGCCATCCTTGAGCGGGGTGTTTCACATGTTGAAGTCCCGAGGGATGTTCAGAGCATGGAGTGCACCGCCATGGTGAAACCACTGAGGGGTATGATATCAGGGACTGCAGTCACAGTAACGGAGCATCAGCTGAGGGCTGCAGCTGATCTGATAAACAGGGCAGAGCGGCCCGTGATAATAGCGGGCTTCGGTGCCCTGGAAGCGGCTGACAGTGTTGTTGAACTTGCAGAGAGGATTGGGGCAGTCATCGTATCCACCTTCAGGGCTAAGGGTGTTGTTGATAATGACCACCCCCTCTACATGGGCTGTCATGGTAGTCTGGGCTCAGCTGCTGCGGCTGAGGCTGTGGGAAAATCTGATCTCCTCGTGGTTATCGGGTCATCCTTCTCTGACCTCACACAGATCCCTGCGGGGAGGATCCTCCAGATCGATATTGACCCCCTCATGATTGCAAGGCGACACCCGGTTGAGCAGGGACTCACAGGAAGGTCCTCCCTGATAGTACCCCGGCTTCTCTCAATGGTGGAGGATAGAGAAAGGGATCCCTACCTGGCAGAACTTGAGGAACTTAAGGGCAGATGGCTGAAGCTTATTGAATCAGAGGCGGATCCCTCACTGAGGCCCATCAGGCCCCAGTACATCATATCAGTCCTGAACAGGGAACTGGATGATGATGCCATCATAACCCTTGATGTAGGTGAGAACTGCTGGTGGTTCGGCCGGAACTTCCAGATGAAGAGCACCCAGAGACTTCTCTTCTCGGGTTACCTGGGCTCCATGGGCTTCGGTCTTCCTGCGGCCATCGCAGCCCAGCTTGAATTCCCGGATAGACAGGTTGTGTGTATCAGCGGTGACGGTGGCTTTTCGATGGTGATGGCCGATTTCCTCACAGCCGTGAAGTACGGGCTCCCTGTGAGGGTCTTCATAATGAACAACAGGAACCTTGCAATGATAATGCAGGAGCAGCGTGTTGAGGGATTCCCGGTGTGGCAGACAGAGCTCCAGGAGTGTGACTTTGCAGGGTTTGCAGAGAACTGCGGGGGCAGGGGCCTCAGGGTGGATGATCCAGGTGAACTGGAGGACACTGTGAGTGAAGCCCTGAGAACTGATGGTCCCGTGGTTGTGGATATTGAAACGGATCCACGGCGCTTCATCTGAGCCTCTGATAGGCAGATCACCTGATTATATGAACTGCAGAGGCCTTGAACTCGATCCAGACACTGGACCCTGTGGTTATCCCCATATCATGGAGGGACTTCCTTGTCATGTGGACAGTCAGGGTTTCACCGCCACAGAGAACCTCAAGCTGCTGCAGTGAACCGGAGTCGCGCACAGCCACCACACGGCCCCTCAACTGGTTCAGGGCGCTTGAATCAGTCCGCTGCCAGGAAACAGTAATATCCTCCGGCCTTATGGTGGCTGAAACATCCCCTCTAGCCTTCTCTGATGAGTAAATGCTTATACCGTCGCAGTTGATGATGGATATTCCGTCACCAGTGACACGGGCCCTCCCACTGAGTATGTTCCTTGCACCGACAAACTCCGCCACGAACCTGCTTGCTGGTTTTGTGAATATCTCCCTGGGGCTTCCTGTCTGGAGGATGGAGTGGTTGAGGATAGCAATCCTGTCTGCAAGCTTCTGTCCCTGGAGCAGGTCATGGGTCGTGAATATCACTGTAACATCCAGCCCAGATATGACTTCCTCCATCCGGGACCTTGAGATGGGGTCCAGGCTGGATGTTGCCTCATCGAGAAGCACCACCTCTGGCCGGTTTATGAGTACCTGGGCCAGGGCCAGGCGCTGGCGCTCGCCACCGGAGAGTTCATGGGTCTTCCTGTACTCATAGCCCTCAAGGCCCACCAGCTCCAGGACCTCCTTCACCTCCGACTCATTGGGCCTCTCACCCCTCACGCCAGGACCGTAGAGGATACTCCCGGTCACGGTGCCCCTGAATACGGGGGTGTTCTGGAACACCATACCCATCCTCCTACGGACCTCCAGGGGTTTCAGGTTATCCACGTTCTCTCCATGGAAGAGGATTTCACCCGCATCCGGTCTCTCGAGGAGGTCCATTATCCGGAGGAGGGTGGATTTACCGGCTCCTGTTGGCCCTATGATGCCCAGGGTCTCACCCTCCCGCACCTTAAGGTTAACGTCCTCCAGGACCTTAAGGTCCCCGTAGCTCTTTCCTATCCCTGAAAGTTCAATTACGTTCATAAGAATCACCCAGGCATTCATTTCTCCTGGAAGTGGTTGAGGGCGGTGTTAACCATGAGGGAGATCAGGAGGAGTATTATTCCAAGGGCTATTGAGAGTTCAAGGTTGCCCTTCGATGTTTCAAGGGATATGGCCGTTGTTATGACCCTCGTGAATCCCCTTATGTTTCCACCGAGCATTATGGCCACACCCACCTCTGATATGGCCCTGCCGAAGCCCAGGATGATGGCGGCCATGACCGCGTACCTTGCCTCGGCGATGACCTTCATCATAACCTGGTACTCTGTGGCCCCCAGTGACCTTGCAAGGTCCCTGAGCTCCGGCTTAACACCCCTGAGGGCTGTGAGGCTGAATCCTGTTACGAGGGGCAGTATCAGTATACTCTGGCCCAGTATCATCCCTGCGGGTGTGAAGAGGAGGTTGAATGACCCCAGGGGGCCTGAGCGTGATATGAGGAGGAAGACGAAGAGGCCCACGAGGACCGTGGGGATGCTGTAGAGTGTCTGTATGATGTTCATGATGAACCGCTTACCCCTGAATTCCCTCGAGTCAATTGCTGCTGCTGCTGGCACTGCCACCAGAGCTGCCATGATGGTTGATGATAGTGAGATCATCAGCGTACGTAGGGTTATATCAATGAGTTCAGGGTCAAGTGATGCCATGAGGTCAAGTGCCCTTATGAAGCCTGCTATTATCTCATTCAAGTTCCGGGTCCCCCTTCAGCCTGCTGCTTTCATGGTTATTTCTTTAGTTAGACGAGTATCATGTTCTTTTTGATTATTCTGCCCTTCAGCCTGCTTTCATGGTTATTTCTTTAGATGACTGGATATGCCTAACGGTGCAAAAAAAGGTTAAGATTATTTATTTCATGGTTCATCCGGGTTCATAGCCTCCCGTGATGACCATGAAGAGTGGCTGGCCGTATTTATCCTTCCCGTAATCTGCTATGAGCCTCTGGCATTCCTCGCTCATGAGGAAGTTGATGAATTTCTCTGCGGCGTCAGTGTTTACACCCTTCACCTTTGACGGGTTGAGGGGTATTGCTGAGTATACGTTGAGCAGTGATCTGTCCTCTGTCAGGTAGGCCACAAGGTCTGTTCTGTTCCTGTAGGAGAGGTATGTCCCTGAATCTGTGAGTGTGTAGGCATCTTTCTCATCTGCGACCCTCAGGGTGTCCCCCATTCCACTCCCGGTCTCAATGTACCATGCTGATCCATTGACGGTGGCGTTGTAGTCGGTTACCTTCTTCCAGATACTTATCTCCCTTGAATTTGTGCCTGAGTTATCGCCCCTTGACACGAATTTGACCCTCCTGGGGTTCTTCTCTGCTCCCTCAAGTATCTTACTGAAGGCGTCCTCTCCTGTTTTTGCATTTTTAATGCCTGCCGGGTCATCAGCTGGCCCCACGATGTAGAAGTAATTGTAGGCGAAGGGGTATCTCTTCACGCCATAGCCCTCATTTATGAATTTCTCCTCCCTTTCTTTATCGTGGACAATCACAAGGTCGGCGTCGCCCCTTTTCCCGCGCTCGAGGGCTATGCCGGTTCCACCTGAAACTATCTGCACATCGATGCCGGGGTATTTCCTCTCGAAGGCTGCCTCAACATCCTCAAGGAGGCCGGTGTCCTCGAGGCTTGTTGTTGTGGATATTCTGAGTATTTCTCTATCTCCATTACCTGATATTGCGTAAAATCCTATTCCTAAGAGGATTACAGCTGCTACGGCTGCCAGTGCAACGTATTTCCTGTCCATGGTTTTTAACCTCCATAACTCAGGAAAACTATATCGACATGAACATATATACATATCGGTTCTGTGAAGGAATCAACATGAATCATTCTGAAAAATAAAGAAGGGCTGCTCTGAGGAAGTTATTCCCAAAGTCTACTTCTTGTACTTCTTCTCAAACCTTCTCCAGGACTTTGCAATGTATGGTTCACACCTTTCAAGCTCGGTCAGGAGACACGCCCGTATCGTATCGCTCTTTATCTCCTCCTCAGCCTCTATCTTCTTCTTGACGGTCTCATAGACCCTCTCGATGATCTCCCTCTTCTCCTCCGGGCTGTAACCTGCATCAATGGCTGCCTTCTCCAGTGATGCCCTTATCTTGGATGGCTCATAGGGCTCCCTGAAACCCCTCCTCTTTAGCACCTTCATGGTATCACCCTTTAATGTGAATTATATATGTTCTCAATAAATGTATTTTTCTGGTGGATAGTAGAACAAACTCATAAAGATTATCCACAACAGAAAACATACATGTAAATGGTGTCGAAGTGGCCTCCTGGAAGAAATTATCAGAGATTAACACGTATGAGGTTTTTGATGAACTTGAAACATCCAGCAATGGTTTAGGAGAGGCTGAGGTCAGTAGGAGGTTGAACATTCACGGCCTCAACGAGATCAGGTTCAAAAAACCAGGCCCCCTTTTAAGGTTTCTTAAGCAGTTTCAGAGCCTACTGGTCTACGTCCTTATCGTGGTGGGAGTATTCACAGCGATTATAGGTGAATGGATCGATACGGTGGTCATAGCAGGAGTCGTGGTCCTGAATTCCGCCACCAACCCGTGGGTCCTCTACGGGATACTGATAACAGCAGCCATCACCCTCCTCATAATATATCTCCCGGGCCTTGAGTTCATATTCAAAACAGGCCCATTCCCCTCCACGTGGTGGGCTCTCATAGTACCATTCTCACTGACAGGGCTGCTTGCAGTAGAAGTTGAGAAGTACCTAATGCGAAGGTGGAATCATGAATGAGTGCAGAGAGAACACTTCATGGAAGATGAAACTTTTAACATCACTCAGGATCCTCCTGGTGGCGATGGGTGTTATCATCGTTGTCTTTGGAGCCGGAGGTACGAAGGTATTCGGCCTCATAACCCTCATCGCGGTTGCAGTCGTCTACCTCCCGGCCCTGAGGCACCCCCACGGTTTAAGGGTCATCCCCGTGGAGATCGAGATACTCTTCCTGACGGTGGTTGCACTGGAGTACATCCTCGGCAACACCTTCGGCCTCTACGGGAGGATAGCCTACTATGACAAGTTCATGCACTTCACGGTACCCTTCATAGTAGCCCTGATAGGTATGATGCTCATCTACACCGCCTACGTCCATGGGAAAATAAGGACCAGCCTCCTGATAATGGCCTTCCTCATAATCTTCGTGACCCTGGGACTCGGCGCCCTCCTTGAGCTTGTGGAGTACGGCTATGACCACCACCTCTACCAGCACATAGAGCACGTCCTCCCAACGGGTCCAACGCAGGGGTCCCCTGTAATGGATCCCCTGGAGGATACCATGTTTGACCTCCTCACAGACCTCCTTGGCGGAATATTCGGGGCTGTAACAGGTGTGATACTTGTTAAGAGGGCCGAAAGAAAAAATTACTGCCTTGAATGGGTTGATGGAGTCGCAAGGCTTGAGGGAATCAACGAAGATGAGTAGACATATGAAGCTTAAACCTGATAAGAATTAAAGGGGCTTTAGAATGTCCCTTTTAAGTTCAAAGGATGCTGCGAAGATGAACGCCATCATAACAGGGAGGAGGCATACCTTAACAACCTCAAGTTCAGGGAACGACAGAAACTCCTTTATGAACCTCACAGCAATCAGGATGGTGCCAGTCAGGAGGGCCATTGATACCAGGGCCCACAAACCTGAGGCAAACCTCGTCATGAGATAATTCTTCACCGAGAGTACGGCTGCAAGGGACATGAATATGAGGGCCACTGCCTTCATGATAAGGATCATCATGTCTCAGCCTCCAGTTTCCTGTTTGATTTGAGTGCTGCATAGAAGAAGAGTATCGATGCAAAGGTTATGAATAACCATTCAGCCGTCCTGAAGGCATCAAAGGCCACTGTTTCCCTCAGAACACCGCAGACGGTCGATATGAATAGCATGAGGACTGCGAGGGTCATGTAGACCCATCTCCTGTCCTGCATTGAGACCATGAGCATGTAAAGGAAACTCAGACCCGTTATCACAGCAGATATTAACTGGGCAACCTGAAATTCACGTCCAAAGGGTATCATGGCAACACCACAGACATGTATGTTAATCTACCTCTAAAAATTTTACCTCCCCATCGATGGAAATGTGATCCTGAATACAGCACCATCCTCACTGAAGGTTTCAAGTTCACCCCCAAGCTGACCCACAAGGGCCCGTACCAGGGTCATGCCCAGTGAGTCAGATCCCCCGGATCCGAAGTCATCTGGAAGGCCGGGACCCGTGTCCCTGTACTCCATGAGGTACAGGCCATCCAACTCCCTGAATTCAATCCGTATCCGACCCCTGCCATCAGGGAAGGCATATTTAAGTGAGTTGGTAACGAGTTCGTTCACTATGAGGGCCAGTGGCACCGCAACTTCAATGTCAAGGCCCACCTCATCCACTTCAAGGTCTGATACAACCCCGGAGACGCCGTAGGTTGATAGGAGCTCGATTACAAGCCTTGAAAGGTAACTCTTAATGTTTATCTCTGAGAGGGAGTCTGACTGATAGAGGCTCTCATGTATCATGGCCATTGACTTTATCCTGGCCTGGCTCTCCTCAAATATCCTGAGGTCCTCAGGGTCCCTTATGTATGGTTTCTGGAGGTTCAGGAGACTGGATACTATCTGGAGGTTGTTCTTGACCCGGTGGTGCACCTCCCTTATCAGGGTCTCCCGCTCCCTGAGGGCAGAGATGAGGGACTCCTCATAGCGCCGGGCTTCGGTCACATCCCTCAGAATGACCGCCCTGAGGTCCCCGGTTATATGGAAGCTGAACATCCTGACCCTCCGGCCACCCTCCATGAGGAACTCATCATCCCCCAGTGACTCCAGGATCAGGTCCGAGCATATATCATCCATGGACCTTCCAGCTGCATCATCCCTCCCCATGGATGTTATCTCCTCCAGGGCCCGGTTCCAGTATACCACCTTCCCCTCCCTATCCGTTATTGCTATACCATCAGATATGTTGTCCGCCACTCCACGGAACCTCATCTCACTCTCACGGAGCCTCTCGGTGGCTCTCCTCTGGATCGTTATATCTGTGGCGATGAAAACGAATCCTATGGGCTCAGAGAGGCGCCCCCTGATTGGTGAGGCCGTCAGGAGGACGTCCAGTGCCCTGCCATCTGCTGACAGTATGCGGGTCTCCATCTCAGCCGAACTGGAGGATGATACTATCTCCCTCAGCATGCTGGCCTCTGAAGGCTCGAATATGCTCCAGACGTACTGGCCCCTGAGTTCTGTGTAGAGTAGTTTCTCCTCAATGCTCCGGCTCCACCTGTTTATCCTACCCTCAGGGTCTGTGATGAGGAGGAAGTTGGGCATTATCCCGACTATCCTCTCCGC
Encoded proteins:
- a CDS encoding thiamine pyrophosphate-dependent enzyme, which encodes MQLHIHEKTEGEFESLPDYWRCPVCNAPRSAFVRVSSAREEGGRTVSDVFISQLAAWGVRYVFGIPGTSTLGLVDALRRNHEIRYIQVRHEAAAAFMASSYGKLTGQPAVCMAVAGPGASNLITGLLDAALDRAPVLAVTGQVETYRMGAGATQEIDQHSLFESFSVYNMTLVSPEETAEIAREALKHAILERGVSHVEVPRDVQSMECTAMVKPLRGMISGTAVTVTEHQLRAAADLINRAERPVIIAGFGALEAADSVVELAERIGAVIVSTFRAKGVVDNDHPLYMGCHGSLGSAAAAEAVGKSDLLVVIGSSFSDLTQIPAGRILQIDIDPLMIARRHPVEQGLTGRSSLIVPRLLSMVEDRERDPYLAELEELKGRWLKLIESEADPSLRPIRPQYIISVLNRELDDDAIITLDVGENCWWFGRNFQMKSTQRLLFSGYLGSMGFGLPAAIAAQLEFPDRQVVCISGDGGFSMVMADFLTAVKYGLPVRVFIMNNRNLAMIMQEQRVEGFPVWQTELQECDFAGFAENCGGRGLRVDDPGELEDTVSEALRTDGPVVVDIETDPRRFI
- a CDS encoding ABC transporter ATP-binding protein; this translates as MNVIELSGIGKSYGDLKVLEDVNLKVREGETLGIIGPTGAGKSTLLRIMDLLERPDAGEILFHGENVDNLKPLEVRRRMGMVFQNTPVFRGTVTGSILYGPGVRGERPNESEVKEVLELVGLEGYEYRKTHELSGGERQRLALAQVLINRPEVVLLDEATSSLDPISRSRMEEVISGLDVTVIFTTHDLLQGQKLADRIAILNHSILQTGSPREIFTKPASRFVAEFVGARNILSGRARVTGDGISIINCDGISIYSSEKARGDVSATIRPEDITVSWQRTDSSALNQLRGRVVAVRDSGSLQQLEVLCGGETLTVHMTRKSLHDMGITTGSSVWIEFKASAVHIIR
- a CDS encoding ABC transporter permease, coding for MNEIIAGFIRALDLMASLDPELIDITLRTLMISLSSTIMAALVAVPAAAAIDSREFRGKRFIMNIIQTLYSIPTVLVGLFVFLLISRSGPLGSFNLLFTPAGMILGQSILILPLVTGFSLTALRGVKPELRDLARSLGATEYQVMMKVIAEARYAVMAAIILGFGRAISEVGVAIMLGGNIRGFTRVITTAISLETSKGNLELSIALGIILLLISLMVNTALNHFQEK
- a CDS encoding substrate-binding domain-containing protein, which translates into the protein MDRKYVALAAVAAVILLGIGFYAISGNGDREILRISTTTSLEDTGLLEDVEAAFERKYPGIDVQIVSGGTGIALERGKRGDADLVIVHDKEREEKFINEGYGVKRYPFAYNYFYIVGPADDPAGIKNAKTGEDAFSKILEGAEKNPRRVKFVSRGDNSGTNSREISIWKKVTDYNATVNGSAWYIETGSGMGDTLRVADEKDAYTLTDSGTYLSYRNRTDLVAYLTEDRSLLNVYSAIPLNPSKVKGVNTDAAEKFINFLMSEECQRLIADYGKDKYGQPLFMVITGGYEPG
- a CDS encoding ATP cone domain-containing protein; protein product: MKVLKRRGFREPYEPSKIRASLEKAAIDAGYSPEEKREIIERVYETVKKKIEAEEEIKSDTIRACLLTELERCEPYIAKSWRRFEKKYKK
- a CDS encoding cation-transporting P-type ATPase; this encodes MASWKKLSEINTYEVFDELETSSNGLGEAEVSRRLNIHGLNEIRFKKPGPLLRFLKQFQSLLVYVLIVVGVFTAIIGEWIDTVVIAGVVVLNSATNPWVLYGILITAAITLLIIYLPGLEFIFKTGPFPSTWWALIVPFSLTGLLAVEVEKYLMRRWNHE
- a CDS encoding histidine kinase dimerization/phosphoacceptor domain -containing protein gives rise to the protein MNPYSIISLMAAVIAFCTAIFIYQRNPGSRINLLVSCLAVTVSFTAFTEFVYRLVESPANAYIWLKLSLIWPVIPAILLHISLIYTGRRLKPWMLAPIYGPAAAFISTGLSTDLLISGAMQTYYGWTYALPEPAVLFAAFAVWSIALALAAAFMVLVDYMRAEGYRRRESLYLFTGLFMPLIVSFITDFIVRDLLGIMFPEMTQTMLSLGLLFIAYGVWRYEFPELSPAVAAERIVGIMPNFLLITDPEGRINRWSRSIEEKLLYTELRGQYVWSIFEPSEASMLREIVSSSSSAEMETRILSADGRALDVLLTASPIRGRLSEPIGFVFIATDITIQRRATERLRESEMRFRGVADNISDGIAITDREGKVVYWNRALEEITSMGRDDAAGRSMDDICSDLILESLGDDEFLMEGGRRVRMFSFHITGDLRAVILRDVTEARRYEESLISALRERETLIREVHHRVKNNLQIVSSLLNLQKPYIRDPEDLRIFEESQARIKSMAMIHESLYQSDSLSEINIKSYLSRLVIELLSTYGVSGVVSDLEVDEVGLDIEVAVPLALIVNELVTNSLKYAFPDGRGRIRIEFRELDGLYLMEYRDTGPGLPDDFGSGGSDSLGMTLVRALVGQLGGELETFSEDGAVFRITFPSMGR